Proteins encoded within one genomic window of Candidatus Eremiobacteraceae bacterium:
- a CDS encoding UBP-type zinc finger domain-containing protein, which translates to MCTHIDQIKDVKPRTPEGCEECLKTGSDWVHLRLCLECGHVGCCDSSPNKHATKHFHATKHPIVQSFQPGEDWRWCYIDEVVF; encoded by the coding sequence GTGTGCACTCATATCGACCAGATCAAGGATGTGAAACCGCGCACGCCTGAAGGCTGCGAGGAATGTTTGAAGACGGGCAGCGATTGGGTCCACCTGCGCTTATGCCTCGAGTGCGGCCACGTCGGCTGCTGCGACAGCTCGCCGAACAAGCACGCGACCAAGCATTTCCATGCGACGAAGCATCCGATCGTGCAGTCGTTCCAGCCCGGCGAAGACTGGCGCTGGTGCTACATCGACGAAGTGGTGTTCTAA
- a CDS encoding electron transfer flavoprotein-ubiquinone oxidoreductase, which yields MAQERDLLELDAVFVGAGPASLAGAIRLAQLYAEHNAAVKAGSKPGPELSTDNILVIDKARAIGDHGISGAVMDPRGMRELFGDFLAAGCPVESPVTSDALWFMTKGGHIKAPIQPPMMNNSGKYVASLNKLVKWLAEQAEKLGVQVFPEFPGQEILLDGERVIGVRVGDKGLDKNRQPKRNYEPGPDLIAKVTVLGEGPRGTLAKQLGRKLPQLTDGKHPQVYSIGIKELWQMPKGSTPAGQVIHTLGEPLDNDTFGGGFIYSMADDIWDVGFVVGLDYENPLLEPHAEFQKFKQHPSVAKLLSDGQMFRYGAKAIPEGGWFAMPRPYADGVLLIGDTAGMLNPLKLKGIHLAMKSGMLAAETIYEAIVKGDSSAAGLAPYQQRIESSWIRSDLYPARNFHQGFDAGRLAGLFNVSLGMITGGRGFGIHDRLPGKAGYERMEKLVDYFGRNVPGFERPVYDNKLTFNKLDDVFRSGTSHDEDSPCHLLVADTDVCATRCAAEYGNPCQYFCPAAVYEMIPAATGAPPIAKDGFADSGKRLQINFANCVHCKTCDIMDPYQIIDWVPPEGGGGPVYTGL from the coding sequence ATGGCGCAAGAACGAGATCTGCTCGAGCTTGATGCGGTATTCGTCGGTGCAGGGCCGGCCAGTCTTGCCGGCGCCATCAGGCTCGCGCAACTCTACGCCGAGCACAACGCCGCGGTCAAGGCGGGCTCCAAGCCCGGCCCCGAGCTGTCGACCGACAACATCCTTGTCATCGACAAAGCGCGCGCGATCGGCGACCATGGCATTTCCGGCGCGGTGATGGATCCGCGCGGCATGCGAGAGCTGTTCGGCGATTTTCTCGCCGCCGGATGTCCGGTCGAATCGCCGGTCACCTCCGACGCGCTGTGGTTCATGACCAAAGGCGGCCACATCAAAGCCCCTATCCAGCCGCCGATGATGAACAATAGCGGCAAGTACGTCGCCAGCCTCAACAAACTCGTCAAGTGGCTGGCGGAGCAGGCCGAAAAGCTCGGCGTCCAAGTCTTCCCCGAATTTCCGGGCCAGGAGATCCTGCTCGACGGTGAACGCGTCATCGGCGTGCGCGTCGGCGACAAAGGTTTGGACAAGAATCGCCAGCCCAAACGCAACTACGAACCGGGTCCTGATCTCATCGCGAAGGTGACCGTGCTGGGCGAAGGCCCGCGCGGCACGCTTGCCAAGCAGCTTGGCCGCAAATTGCCACAACTGACGGACGGCAAACATCCACAAGTCTATTCAATAGGCATCAAGGAGCTGTGGCAGATGCCCAAGGGCTCGACGCCCGCGGGCCAAGTGATCCACACGCTGGGCGAGCCGCTCGACAACGACACGTTCGGCGGCGGCTTCATCTACTCTATGGCGGACGACATCTGGGATGTCGGATTTGTGGTCGGGCTCGACTATGAGAACCCGTTGCTCGAGCCGCACGCCGAGTTCCAGAAATTCAAGCAGCACCCAAGCGTTGCCAAGCTGCTATCCGATGGCCAGATGTTCCGCTACGGCGCCAAGGCGATCCCCGAAGGCGGCTGGTTTGCGATGCCGCGGCCGTACGCCGACGGCGTACTGCTGATCGGCGACACCGCCGGCATGCTCAACCCGCTCAAACTCAAAGGCATCCACCTCGCGATGAAGTCGGGCATGCTCGCCGCAGAGACGATCTACGAGGCGATCGTCAAGGGCGATTCGTCAGCGGCGGGGCTGGCGCCATATCAGCAGCGCATCGAGTCGTCGTGGATCCGCTCGGATCTCTATCCGGCGCGCAATTTCCATCAAGGGTTTGATGCGGGCCGGCTCGCCGGTCTGTTCAACGTTTCGCTCGGCATGATCACCGGCGGGCGCGGTTTCGGCATCCACGATCGGTTGCCGGGCAAAGCCGGCTACGAGCGCATGGAGAAGCTGGTCGATTATTTCGGGCGCAACGTGCCCGGCTTCGAACGCCCCGTCTACGACAATAAGCTGACGTTCAACAAACTGGATGACGTCTTCCGCAGCGGCACCTCGCACGACGAGGACTCGCCCTGCCACCTGCTGGTCGCGGACACCGATGTCTGCGCGACGCGCTGCGCCGCGGAGTACGGCAACCCGTGCCAGTACTTCTGTCCGGCTGCGGTCTATGAGATGATCCCGGCCGCGACCGGCGCACCGCCGATCGCCAAAGACGGCTTCGCCGACTCCGGCAAGCGACTCCAGATCAACTTCGCGAACTGCGTCCACTGCAAGACGTGCGACATCATGGATCCGTACCAGATCATCGATTGGGTGCCGCCCGAAGGCGGCGGCGGCCCGGTCTACACCGGCCTGTAG
- a CDS encoding MBL fold metallo-hydrolase: MDSAGPQRKGGGMIVRLDLEDTFGDIVRKTARAKGIPLGQLAVSAGVDPSHVERFTKDAATPTEAEARSLATALGLDPGKLADIAFGRWRPAENPLPSHIGHQVNKPHPSNGYFVILEQQRLAAFVDPGGSVPNIVQTLKRSPVKLDYILVTHKHADHIDGVPDLRAAFPSARIAVHKLDAPALGDLARGALNVGDGDSLPFGDGAIRVVHTPGHTDGSICFIYQGSAFTGDTLFAGSVGGIFGDMTGYDDLLRTTKLKIFSLPDDTVVLPGHGPPSTIGQEREHNPFF, translated from the coding sequence ATGGATTCGGCAGGCCCGCAGCGTAAGGGCGGCGGCATGATCGTCAGACTTGACCTTGAGGACACTTTCGGGGACATCGTGCGCAAGACGGCGCGCGCCAAAGGCATCCCGCTCGGACAGCTCGCAGTCAGCGCCGGCGTCGATCCGTCACACGTCGAGCGATTCACCAAAGATGCGGCCACGCCGACCGAGGCGGAGGCGCGCTCGCTCGCGACCGCCTTGGGGCTTGATCCGGGCAAACTCGCCGACATCGCGTTCGGGCGCTGGCGTCCGGCCGAGAATCCGTTGCCCTCGCACATCGGGCATCAGGTCAACAAGCCGCATCCCAGCAACGGCTATTTCGTCATCCTCGAACAGCAACGGCTGGCGGCGTTCGTCGACCCCGGCGGCAGCGTCCCCAATATCGTGCAGACGCTCAAACGCTCGCCGGTCAAGCTCGATTATATCCTCGTCACGCACAAGCACGCGGATCACATCGACGGTGTGCCGGACCTGCGGGCCGCGTTTCCAAGCGCCCGCATCGCGGTGCATAAGCTCGATGCGCCCGCGCTGGGCGACCTGGCGCGCGGCGCGCTCAACGTCGGCGACGGCGACTCGCTGCCGTTCGGCGACGGCGCGATCCGCGTCGTCCATACGCCCGGCCATACGGATGGATCGATCTGCTTCATCTATCAGGGTTCGGCGTTCACCGGCGATACGCTGTTCGCAGGCTCGGTCGGCGGCATCTTCGGCGATATGACCGGCTACGACGATCTGCTGCGCACCACCAAGCTCAAGATCTTCTCGCTGCCCGACGACACGGTCGTGCTGCCCGGTCACGGCCCGCCGTCGACGATCGGGCAAGAGCGCGAACACAATCCGTTCTTTTGA
- a CDS encoding DHA2 family efflux MFS transporter permease subunit codes for MQSRLIGNKWLISIPVMLAALTAVLDASIVNVALPNMQSSFGAGVDEIDWVITGYLISNVIIIPTTGWQSSIFGLRRYFVFSQVVFVVASLLCGLSWSLNSLIFFRILQGIGGGAILPVSLTILLEAFPPQEFAMASALYGIGATLGPAIGPTLGGWLTDTLSWPWIFFVNVPLVSLSIFFTFMFIHENREVTAKRAGAPIDLWGLIFVAVWLGTLQVVLQEGQKDDWFQSPFIFWMTFVSVLSFVAFIFVELTEPHPLINIRIFKNRNFTLGSVAGAMLGAALFGMLFLVPLFTGDLLHYTALQIGLLLLPAAMVSLVMFPIVGRASSFVDARILIGLGLAIFACALYLQSRVDLSVSYGELMWIQILRGASLPLMFTSIGAISLTTLKPNERADGSSLFNLTRTLGGSFGIAILATFLVNRERYHFERFGEAITQYSHVTQAQLAQIAGGFVARGGSDAVTASQQALAALSGRLYAQAFTAGFQDASLMLGLALIATMIIIPFFKPTPRGGGAPAPAAAE; via the coding sequence ATGCAGTCGCGCCTGATCGGCAATAAGTGGCTGATCTCCATCCCCGTCATGCTGGCGGCGCTGACGGCCGTGCTCGACGCCAGCATCGTCAACGTCGCCCTCCCGAACATGCAATCGTCGTTCGGCGCGGGCGTGGACGAGATCGACTGGGTCATCACCGGCTATCTCATCAGCAACGTCATCATCATCCCGACCACGGGTTGGCAGTCCAGCATTTTCGGGCTGCGCCGTTATTTCGTGTTCAGTCAGGTCGTGTTCGTGGTGGCTTCACTGCTGTGCGGACTGTCGTGGAGCCTCAACTCGCTCATCTTCTTCCGCATCTTGCAGGGCATCGGCGGCGGCGCCATCTTGCCGGTGTCGCTCACGATCTTGCTCGAAGCGTTCCCGCCTCAGGAATTCGCGATGGCCTCGGCGCTCTACGGCATCGGCGCCACGCTCGGCCCGGCCATCGGCCCGACGCTCGGCGGCTGGCTCACCGACACCCTGTCATGGCCATGGATCTTCTTCGTCAACGTGCCGCTGGTGTCGCTCTCGATCTTCTTCACCTTCATGTTCATCCACGAGAATCGCGAGGTGACGGCGAAGCGCGCCGGCGCTCCGATCGACCTATGGGGCCTGATTTTCGTGGCGGTCTGGCTCGGCACGCTGCAAGTCGTGCTCCAAGAGGGTCAAAAGGACGACTGGTTCCAATCGCCCTTCATCTTCTGGATGACCTTCGTCTCGGTGCTCTCCTTCGTCGCGTTCATCTTCGTCGAGCTCACCGAGCCCCATCCGCTCATCAACATCCGCATCTTCAAGAACCGCAACTTCACGCTGGGCTCGGTCGCCGGCGCGATGCTCGGCGCCGCGCTGTTCGGCATGCTGTTCTTGGTGCCGCTGTTCACCGGCGATCTGCTCCATTATACGGCGTTGCAGATCGGGCTGCTGCTGCTGCCCGCGGCGATGGTGAGCCTGGTGATGTTCCCGATCGTCGGGCGCGCGTCGTCGTTCGTGGACGCGCGCATCCTCATCGGCTTGGGGCTGGCGATCTTCGCCTGCGCGCTGTACCTGCAAAGCCGCGTCGATCTCTCCGTCAGCTACGGCGAGCTGATGTGGATCCAGATCCTCCGTGGCGCGTCGTTGCCACTGATGTTCACCTCGATCGGCGCCATCTCGCTCACCACGCTCAAACCGAACGAGCGCGCCGACGGTTCATCGCTCTTCAACCTCACGCGCACGCTGGGCGGCTCATTCGGTATCGCCATCTTGGCGACGTTCTTGGTCAACCGCGAGCGTTATCATTTCGAGCGCTTCGGTGAAGCGATCACGCAGTATTCCCATGTCACACAAGCTCAGTTGGCGCAAATCGCCGGGGGTTTTGTCGCGCGCGGCGGCTCCGATGCGGTCACCGCGTCGCAACAGGCGCTGGCAGCGCTTTCGGGCCGACTGTACGCGCAGGCGTTCACGGCAGGCTTCCAGGACGCGTCGCTCATGCTCGGGCTCGCGCTCATCGCCACAATGATCATCATCCCGTTTTTCAAGCCGACCCCGCGCGGTGGCGGCGCGCCAGCTCCCGCTGCGGCCGAGTGA